ctccttggcttgtagatggccgtcttttctctgtgtctcttcacgttgttttgttttatttgcatctGTCTtcgtgtccaaatttcccttttcttataaggacactagtcatgtTGGATTAGCGCCCACCAaataacttcattaaaaataattttatttttcatcgtAATGcagtcttttattatttattattatgttttagagggcgtactggggattgaacccagaaccttgtgtatgctaagcatacactctaccacttaagctatataccctcctcccaacttcatttttttaaatttgtagaaCTTAttgtttaaaaacttcattttaacttgattacttctgTAAATACTGAACTCTAAATAAGATCgtattctgaggtactagggttTAGGACTCCAACAGATCTTTTTTGGGGCAGGGAAGTAGGGAGGGGCAAAATTCAATGCATAACACAACACAACCATTAATGATTACTTTCATTCCAAAGGCTGCAACATAGAAAAGCTTCTAGTGTTTCTTCCTCTAGTTGCTTGATGTCCAGTAATATTCTCCTAAGTGAGTTAATAGACAGCAGCATAGAAACATCAAGTTCTACTTGTTGGCTTGAGAAAATAAGATCATTTTGGTCTTGTTATTTCCTATATTAAGCCTAGTTTGTATTTATATAGAACTCTATAGTGTAGAAGAAACTTTATTATGTTCATTTAATTAATCTCCATAGTCTCTcatatacagatgaagaaactgtgccTTTCGAGGATAAGTGATTTGCACAAAATTGCCCAAATAACGTGTCCAGAGACATGCTTATGACTAGTTTGTCTAGATCCTCCGTGGTCCATGTGACCAAGCCAAACTACTGGCTACTGCATTTAACAAAGAAGTATGACAGACATTTCATAAATTGCCTGTGTCTGAGACTGTTGACTTTTGTGAAGCATTTCTTCTGTTCAACTCTATTTACCACATGGGGTCGCTGTTATCACgagatgattctaaaatgtaacacttttatgttttatttgtgttCAAGGTCCTAGCATCTTTAGCTCCCTTATAAATGCTTCTTTCTCCTCCGCCTGATACTGAAGGCAAGCTGGTTATTTATTCCATGCCTTGTGATATCCACTCTGTAAAAGTGTTACCAGAAGTCATCATCACTCACCGATCCTGTCCACGGGAAAGTGAAAAAATTGGTCACTCAGAATACACTGGGCAATTCTAGACCTAGAAGATGCCCTCCCCCAATATTTTCCAGTGCTTTTCCTTTCCCATATTTTATGAGCAAAGAACCCAACACACCACTATTTCTTCCACATTAATGTGAGAACTAACATGTCGGATTATTGCATTTCGCTGATTCAATTAACATTATAGTGTCTTATGGATTTAGCTCTTTTCCTGAAtggatgttttgtttttgtttttaatttttgtgctgtttttgtttttaattttttgtgaattTGTGTTGGACATTTCTTGAAGGAAGAGTgaataataacatatatatacatatatatatatgtatatttttaatcacaTATATAATCCTACACAACTGCTCTCTACTGGCTATGGTACGAGGCATGTGGtttagagaagaaggaaaggaatgggAAGGAATTACAGTTTACTGCTGACTGTATGCCATAGGCTGACTGTGAAGTAGGTGTTattgtccctgttttacagatgaagaaactgaggctcagaggagtgagctgtccaaggtcacaaggtggcagagctgggatttggattTAGGTCTATCTGACTCTGAACCTGTGCCTCTTCTTCTCCTTACTTCCTCCCTGGCGTGGAGACTGATTCCACATCAAATGTCCTTTCCTAGCTGATCAGTAGAGACTAGTGAGGGGTCCATTCTCCTGTTTAACATCTGTTAAGTGAGATTTGAGTAGTAGATGTAAGATGTGGACTTAGTGTAATTATACAAGGACACCAGCGTGTCAGGAGATGAAAGGTCCAGTTCAGATCGTCTCATCTGGTCTTTTGTGGAAGAAGATTAAGATTCCATTTCATCTTACATAGGAGTCAACGGGGGACTTCTGGGCACGAAGTACCAGGTCAGATGGGTTATTCTCAGAGCTCCATGAGTATGAGACTAACCACAGTAGATGACCACCTTCTAGGACTGTGGAAGAGTGTTGGGGAGTAAGGAGCCCAGTGGAATCTACCCTCTGATATGTTTGTTTCATTCAAACCAAATGTATAAAAGATTAGACCTTAGCAAAGATCtaaaagccaggctgggctgctaTACTGTTGTGCTGGAGGTTTTTACCCCCTGTCTTTCTTGCTGAGTGCTCAGTTGAACCTTACAGGAAGCCCATTCTGAGGAGCTGTCACCCTGCGATTGGCTTGCTCGGGGACAGCCCTGTGTGAGCTGCTAGTATGGGCCCTGGCAGTCGCTGCTGTGCCTCTCCCCTGGTTCACACCCTGCTCCAGGCTCAGACTCAGCAACAGAACCTAGACCCTGGGTCCCTGGTTCACACCTAGAATATGAGACAGATGACAAGAGTGACTGTGCTCCTGATCTTGGGTGAGTTATTTCGGGATTAAAGGGAATTGGGATCCAGTTCTGGATAGGGATCTATAACCTTACCTGCCATCCATTGCTCTTTATCCAAAATTTGAGGGATGGCTTTGAGGTCCTGTTTTTCTCCAGGCAGTTTCTTAGCATTTGTATGAGGGGTAAGAGCAATAAAGATATTCTGGGTTACTAAGCTCTGGTCCATCCATGGAGGGAGAAATTAGACCTGCCACTTCTGTTCATGGATTCctcagaataaatataaaaaaatttgtCTTGACACCCAAGTGAGAAGTAAATTGTATGTGTCTGTAAATGGTGGGGGAGTAGAGGGTGGGATGGATTTACTTGAGGAAGAACCTGGAAGGTGCTGAGTTGGACTTTCAATCGGTTTCAGGATAGGAGGAGCTAGTgttgtgttttcaatttcacGCAGGTACTTTGAGCCTCGCTAAGACCATCCAGCCCGTCTTATTGACTCATATGAAGGACAAGAAGTGAACATACCTTGTAACCACACCAACATTGCTACAAGTGAATATATCTTCTGGTACCGACAGTTCCCCAACCAAGGGCCACAGTTTGTCATTCAAGGATATAAGACAAATGCAGCAAATGAGGTGGCATCTCTGTTTATCCCTACCGACAGGAAGTCCAGCACCCTGAGCCTGCCCTGGGCTACCCTGAGAGACACCGCTGTGTACTACTGTATCGTGAGTGACACACAGTGAGACAGAGGGGGCTGCACCTGTGCAACATCCCCCATGGGGTGAGTCACAGCCCAGGGGACCCCCAAAGTAGCACTCTTAAAATGTTTACTAATTATTTTCAGAAGGTATTAGCAAACTCATGTActactttatattaaaatttgatcttatttccttttaaagtagGTGTTTCATTTACATGgtctaaaatttcaaaaaaaataaaaaggaatacagtGTAATGACTTTTTCCCATCTTTGTCTCTGAGCTGCTCAATTATACAAAATCAGGCACTCTGTGGTATTTATACTATTGTTACTTAGCTCAAAGTTGCCCCTCAGCTCatgcgcgcacgcacgcacacagacGCACTACACGCTCTTATATGCACATTGCATGCGGTCATTTTGGACAGCATGTTTTTcagcttttgaaaaattcagCCTAAGTGTCAGATTATTATTTATTGTCACACAAATTTTGAACATTTCTTTGGTATTCCAAGCATCTATAAGATGGTTTCCAAGTCTCCGCTGAGTTTAGATCTTTTGCTCTCTGTTgacccctttctctttccttttgtcccACTACCCTGTTGTGGATGGTGTGGCAAGGAGaatggagatgatgatggtggGGAGTgagagagtttttctttttctgattgtaTGATGGACTATTTTTGCAACATATGAAGCAGAAACAGGGATTCTGGGTCATTATCACTTTTCAGAGTTGGGTCTTTGGGGGCCAAAGGGAGACGGGAATAATACAGTTCCTTGGAAACTTGCCAGTGCTCCTGTGGCTTCAGCAGGACTGTGAGGACATTATTATTACTCACTTTTGGTGGGGCTGTCACTGAATTTGGCAACAGGGAACACAATACTTGACGTTTTCTATTGAGACTGACAGGGCTACACCATGCGCTGGGAGCGTGCTTCCATCTAGCTCATCTTAGGGTGTGGTAGGGAAGTAGTATTGGGCAAAGGCAGATAATTCTAGATCATCAGAGCCCATAAACTCATCTCTTTTGGCTGATGTCTTTCTAAACACGGGAGAGGAGCCTGCTGAAGGTGGAACAGAGTGCCAGGTCACTGAACGTTTAGGATACAGCCCGCTCTTCTCTCAAGGTCACTTAAGAAGACCACGATTTCCAGCACTTCACATGGTACAGATAATATCTTAGAAAAAGCTCCAGGTTTCTGACTTGATAatctcaaatggaaaaaaatgagaaaagaagattCACAGCATTGAACAAAGACAAGAAATACACCTTTCTGCACAACACAGATTTGACAGCTGGAGATTCAGACACTTACATCGCAAAGCAAGCTCACAGTCATCCCCATGTGGCCGGAGCCTCTAGCCACACTCCTGACATGACAGTTGAGAGGGTGGGGTAGAGAGGAATCTCTGTGAGGTTTCTATCTGCctatgaaaataaatacctatATCGTATCTGAGAGGCTGTGTGTGGTTATCTAAGGAAGATGTTAGACTATTCCAGAGATAATTGAGCCACAAAAGGAAATTATAGGTGGAATATTAGCCTGGATAAaccttcaaaatgttttctttccacatTGGAGTTTCATTCCTTCCCTGTTCATGAGATCACAGTTGAATAATGCCTTGGCTGTAAGTCTAGAGGAAAAAAGCTTTGTCTCAGAGACAGAGGAACCAGAAATATGGTCCAGGTTCTCTCAAGGAGCCATGGGCTATGAGGAAACAACACAGTTAGGTCTAATTTTAAGTTCTAGTTTTATAAACAGGAATCTGCATGTTGAACATTTTAGAATAATAGCCAGTGAGTGATGGTTGAAAGAGCACTGGAGTTAGAAGCAGTCAGTTCTAATTCTAGCTGTGCTTCATCTTTGCTACGTGGCCT
This is a stretch of genomic DNA from Camelus ferus isolate YT-003-E chromosome 6, BCGSAC_Cfer_1.0, whole genome shotgun sequence. It encodes these proteins:
- the LOC102515116 gene encoding LOW QUALITY PROTEIN: T cell receptor alpha variable 4 (The sequence of the model RefSeq protein was modified relative to this genomic sequence to represent the inferred CDS: inserted 1 base in 1 codon); its protein translation is MRQMTRVTVLLILGTLSLAKTIQPVXIDSYEGQEVNIPCNHTNIATSEYIFWYRQFPNQGPQFVIQGYKTNAANEVASLFIPTDRKSSTLSLPWATLRDTAVYYCIVSDTQ